From Cystobacter fuscus DSM 2262, one genomic window encodes:
- a CDS encoding trifunctional serine/threonine-protein kinase/ATP-binding protein/sensor histidine kinase, with amino-acid sequence MLNIPGYSLLGAFKTTGTSLLFRAVRGADGLRLILKTPRVSAPGPRERENYLREFGILRRLQDARGVIRAHACEQLQGRPVLLLEDVDGTPLSESTGEPLEVTRAVELAIALASTVAELHRRGIVHKDIKPSNIILTPSGETRLLDFGIASLQLVEHVDMTQASLVEGTLAYMSPEQTGRMNRSVDYRTDLYSLGITLYELLAGERPFQGRDALEWFHAHMAQAPRPLSERVRGLPPVLSAIVMKLLAKVAEERYQSAEGLKADLERCREGLSRGVLEDFVPGRHDYPSRFQLPQRLYGRDSHAKVLLQAFERVAERGRPELVLVSGYSGIGKSSVVNELHKPVVRQRSFLLSGKFDQFQQDIPYATVAKALQELVRQLLGGTDEELARWRQGLSEAWEGQGQVLVDLVPQLELVAGRQPPVQELPPSQLQQRFHRVLCRFLGVFAPLGHPLVIFMDDLQWADLASFQLLLHLLTHPETPPLLLIAAYRDNEVHSAHPLTQTLEQLRQAGARMSHVQLEPLSLEDVQQLVLDTLPGASAELVGPLAALAREKTGGNPFFLLRFLQTLHQDGLLVRTPEGPWRWDEQGARQKGYSDNVVDFMVAKLRQFPPRTQHLLRLAACVGNTFSLSTLLLISGMEEPDEVEQGLELALQEGVLATTGPEQYRFLHDRIHQAAHTLIPEAQRKAVHLRVGRLLLASLSPEEVRKNLFEVVGQLNTGAELLTEPEERHRVARLNAEAGARAKASTAYRSAITYLAMAFQLLPGDPWEVDHALAFKLRLDLASCEFMSGNAAHARRMVEELRGRPRTPAEMAALYRLKCDLHVAAGENQVAVDSLLEGLAMMGMPLSPHPSWEEVVAAQQEVGALLGDRSIASLVELPRLSDPVKEATMSLLVALNTSALNTDRHLYLLHLCKLVCFSIRHGNTPASVHGYSTYGMVLGLAFNRYQESLAFGQLACALAERYDVAALRGRALFGMGMLSHWLQPIPESLNSLRAAFQYALQASDFQIAGFCCTHIVSQRLTLGHALEEVYQESVARLDFARTSGFVDVRDVVHVYQRLTQQLRGRTASFQSLDGEDFTEASFEARLTPERTAIARCMYWLIKMQSRFLGGAYDEAREAADRTAQLSWSLLGRVQLQHFHFFHALTLAACFGKMTPEERGPALEQIREHQARLAEWTSHCPENFRALERMVSAELARLLGHEAEALRAYEESIQAAREQGHIHDLALASELASRFWSERAVPTIAEAYARKAREAWLRWGALGKVQHLDAQWVHPPSLPSSEETSTDTSSTHLDALTLVKAQQAISGEIVLDRLGDTLLRVAIENAGAQRGALLFPQGDKLSVVALVDPAPEGPAAGPRDERLPWTLLSYVRRTREHVLIGDASQPHPFAADAWLQRGEARSVLCLPLVRQEEFRGVLYLENCLASNAFTPARISLLGHLASQASISLENARLYTELQQAEVALRRANDELEKRVEERTRELRHAQAQLVDTARAAGMAEVATNVLHNVGNVLTSAVINAQVLTQTVSTSRMLRVKQVSSMLDEHEGALADFLTRDPLGTQLPHYLSHLAEELLREHSTLQEGLEAMNKHIEHVRAIVQVQQTYARSTLLTEECDLSRLVEDALSIQLPALKRQDVHIVQSLSALPAVRVDKHKVLQILINLISNAKNAMTAIPTSQRQLHVRLEAADNMARIQVVDSGVGIAPELREHLFTQGFTTREGGHGLGLHSSALAARMLGGQLSLESEGPGRGATATLLLPLG; translated from the coding sequence ATGCTGAATATTCCTGGCTACTCCCTGCTCGGGGCGTTCAAGACCACGGGCACGAGCCTGCTGTTTCGCGCGGTGCGTGGTGCCGATGGTCTGCGGCTCATCCTCAAGACGCCGCGGGTTTCAGCTCCCGGCCCTCGTGAGCGCGAGAACTACCTGCGCGAGTTCGGCATCCTGCGGCGGCTCCAGGACGCGCGCGGCGTCATCCGGGCCCACGCGTGTGAGCAGCTCCAGGGCCGGCCGGTGCTCCTGCTGGAAGACGTGGACGGCACGCCCCTGTCCGAGTCCACCGGCGAGCCGCTCGAGGTGACCCGGGCCGTGGAGCTGGCCATCGCCCTGGCCTCGACGGTCGCGGAGCTGCATCGCCGCGGCATCGTCCACAAGGACATCAAGCCCTCCAACATCATCCTCACGCCCTCGGGCGAGACGCGCCTGCTCGACTTCGGCATCGCCAGCCTCCAGCTCGTCGAGCATGTGGACATGACGCAAGCCTCCCTGGTCGAAGGCACGCTGGCCTACATGTCCCCGGAGCAGACCGGGCGCATGAACCGCTCGGTGGACTACCGCACGGACCTCTACTCCCTGGGTATCACCCTCTACGAGCTGCTGGCGGGCGAGCGCCCCTTCCAGGGTCGCGACGCGCTCGAGTGGTTCCACGCCCACATGGCGCAGGCCCCGCGGCCCCTGTCGGAGCGGGTGCGGGGGCTGCCGCCCGTGCTGTCCGCCATCGTGATGAAGCTGTTGGCCAAGGTCGCCGAGGAGCGCTACCAGAGCGCCGAGGGCCTCAAGGCCGATCTCGAGCGTTGCCGGGAGGGGCTGAGCCGGGGGGTGCTCGAGGACTTCGTGCCAGGCCGGCACGACTACCCCAGCCGCTTCCAGCTCCCCCAGCGGCTCTATGGGCGCGACAGCCACGCGAAGGTCCTGCTCCAGGCCTTCGAGCGCGTCGCCGAGCGTGGCCGCCCGGAGCTCGTCCTGGTCAGCGGCTACTCGGGGATCGGCAAGTCCTCGGTGGTCAACGAGCTGCACAAGCCCGTGGTGCGGCAGCGCTCCTTCCTGCTCAGCGGCAAGTTCGACCAGTTCCAGCAGGACATCCCCTACGCCACCGTGGCCAAGGCCCTTCAGGAGTTGGTGCGGCAACTGCTCGGCGGCACCGATGAGGAGCTGGCGCGGTGGCGTCAGGGCCTGAGCGAGGCGTGGGAGGGCCAGGGCCAGGTCCTGGTGGATCTCGTCCCCCAGCTCGAGCTCGTCGCGGGCAGACAGCCCCCCGTCCAGGAGCTGCCGCCTTCCCAGCTCCAGCAGCGCTTCCATCGGGTGCTCTGCCGGTTCCTCGGCGTCTTCGCCCCGCTGGGGCACCCGCTGGTGATCTTCATGGATGATCTCCAGTGGGCGGATCTGGCCAGCTTCCAACTGCTGCTGCATCTGCTGACCCACCCGGAGACACCGCCGCTCCTGCTGATCGCCGCCTATCGCGACAACGAGGTCCATTCCGCCCACCCGCTGACGCAGACGCTGGAGCAGCTGCGCCAGGCGGGCGCGCGGATGTCCCACGTCCAGCTCGAGCCGCTGAGCCTCGAGGATGTCCAGCAGCTCGTCCTGGACACGCTGCCCGGCGCGAGCGCGGAGCTCGTCGGGCCGCTGGCGGCGCTGGCCCGTGAGAAGACCGGAGGCAACCCCTTCTTCCTCCTGCGCTTCCTGCAGACGCTCCACCAGGACGGGCTGCTGGTGCGCACGCCCGAGGGCCCCTGGCGCTGGGATGAGCAGGGCGCCCGGCAGAAGGGCTACTCCGACAACGTCGTCGACTTCATGGTGGCCAAGCTGCGCCAGTTCCCCCCCCGGACGCAGCACCTGCTGCGGCTGGCGGCCTGCGTGGGAAACACCTTCTCGCTGAGCACCCTGCTGCTCATCTCGGGAATGGAGGAGCCGGACGAGGTGGAACAGGGCCTCGAGCTGGCGCTCCAGGAGGGGGTGCTGGCCACCACCGGCCCGGAGCAGTACCGCTTCCTCCACGACCGCATCCACCAGGCGGCCCACACCCTCATCCCCGAGGCGCAGCGCAAGGCCGTCCACCTGCGCGTGGGCCGCCTGCTGCTGGCGAGTCTGTCGCCGGAGGAGGTGCGCAAGAACCTCTTCGAGGTGGTGGGGCAGCTCAATACCGGCGCGGAGCTGCTCACCGAGCCCGAGGAGCGCCACCGCGTCGCGCGCCTGAACGCCGAGGCCGGCGCGAGGGCCAAGGCGTCGACGGCCTACCGCTCGGCCATCACCTATCTGGCGATGGCCTTCCAGCTCCTCCCCGGAGACCCCTGGGAGGTGGATCACGCGCTGGCCTTCAAGCTCCGGTTGGACCTGGCGAGCTGCGAGTTCATGAGCGGCAACGCCGCCCACGCGCGCCGCATGGTGGAGGAGCTCCGCGGCCGCCCGCGCACTCCGGCGGAGATGGCCGCGCTCTACCGGCTCAAGTGCGACCTGCACGTGGCCGCCGGCGAGAACCAGGTGGCTGTCGACAGCCTCCTGGAGGGTCTGGCGATGATGGGGATGCCGCTCTCACCGCACCCCTCCTGGGAGGAGGTGGTGGCCGCCCAGCAGGAGGTGGGCGCCCTGCTGGGAGACAGGTCCATCGCCAGCCTCGTCGAGCTGCCCCGCCTGAGCGATCCGGTGAAGGAGGCGACGATGAGCCTCCTGGTGGCCCTCAACACGTCGGCGCTCAATACGGACCGGCACCTGTACCTGCTCCACCTCTGCAAGCTGGTCTGCTTCAGCATCCGGCACGGCAACACGCCGGCCTCCGTCCACGGGTACTCCACGTATGGGATGGTGCTGGGGTTGGCCTTCAATCGCTACCAGGAGAGCCTGGCGTTTGGTCAGCTCGCGTGCGCGCTCGCCGAGCGCTACGACGTGGCCGCGCTCCGGGGCAGGGCGCTCTTCGGCATGGGGATGCTCAGCCACTGGCTCCAGCCCATCCCCGAGTCCCTGAACAGCCTGCGCGCGGCCTTCCAGTACGCGCTCCAGGCCAGCGATTTCCAGATCGCCGGCTTCTGCTGCACGCACATCGTCTCGCAGCGGCTCACCCTGGGGCACGCCCTGGAGGAGGTCTACCAGGAGTCGGTCGCGCGGCTGGACTTCGCGCGGACGAGCGGCTTCGTGGACGTGCGCGACGTCGTCCACGTCTACCAGCGGCTCACCCAGCAGCTCCGGGGCCGCACCGCCTCGTTCCAGTCGCTCGACGGAGAGGACTTCACCGAGGCGTCCTTCGAAGCCCGGCTCACCCCGGAGCGCACGGCCATCGCCCGGTGCATGTACTGGCTCATCAAGATGCAGTCGCGCTTCCTGGGCGGGGCGTACGACGAGGCGCGGGAGGCGGCGGACCGGACCGCCCAGCTGAGCTGGTCGTTGCTGGGCCGCGTCCAGCTCCAGCACTTCCACTTCTTCCATGCCCTGACCCTGGCCGCCTGCTTCGGGAAGATGACACCCGAGGAGCGAGGGCCGGCCCTCGAACAGATCCGCGAGCACCAGGCGCGGCTGGCGGAGTGGACGAGCCATTGTCCCGAGAACTTCCGCGCGCTCGAGCGCATGGTGTCCGCGGAGCTGGCGCGCCTCTTGGGCCATGAGGCCGAGGCCCTGCGCGCCTACGAGGAGTCCATCCAGGCCGCGCGCGAGCAGGGGCACATCCATGACCTGGCCCTGGCCAGCGAGCTGGCGTCGCGCTTCTGGTCCGAGCGCGCGGTGCCCACCATCGCCGAGGCCTACGCCCGCAAGGCGCGGGAGGCCTGGCTGCGCTGGGGTGCCCTGGGCAAGGTCCAGCACCTGGATGCCCAATGGGTGCACCCGCCCTCCCTCCCGTCCTCGGAGGAGACCAGCACGGACACGAGCTCCACGCACCTCGACGCGCTCACCCTGGTGAAGGCCCAGCAAGCCATCTCCGGGGAGATCGTCCTGGACAGGCTGGGGGACACGCTGCTGCGGGTGGCCATCGAGAACGCCGGGGCCCAGCGCGGCGCCCTGCTGTTCCCCCAGGGTGACAAGCTCTCGGTGGTGGCCCTCGTGGACCCCGCGCCGGAGGGGCCCGCCGCCGGCCCTCGGGACGAGCGCCTACCGTGGACCCTTCTCTCCTACGTCCGGCGCACCCGGGAGCACGTGCTCATCGGAGATGCCTCCCAGCCCCACCCGTTCGCGGCCGATGCGTGGCTCCAGCGCGGCGAGGCCCGCTCGGTGCTGTGCCTGCCCCTGGTTCGCCAGGAGGAGTTCCGGGGGGTGCTCTACCTGGAGAACTGCCTGGCCAGCAACGCCTTCACTCCCGCGCGCATCTCCCTGCTCGGCCACCTCGCCTCCCAGGCCTCCATCTCCCTCGAGAACGCGCGGCTGTACACGGAACTGCAGCAGGCCGAGGTCGCCCTGCGCCGCGCCAACGACGAGCTGGAGAAGCGGGTGGAGGAGCGCACACGCGAGCTCCGGCACGCCCAGGCCCAGCTGGTGGACACGGCGCGCGCGGCGGGGATGGCCGAGGTGGCCACCAACGTGCTCCACAACGTGGGCAACGTCCTCACCAGTGCCGTCATCAACGCCCAGGTGCTGACCCAGACGGTGAGCACCTCCCGCATGTTGCGGGTGAAGCAGGTCTCCTCGATGCTCGATGAGCACGAGGGCGCCCTGGCCGACTTCCTCACCCGCGACCCCCTCGGCACCCAGCTGCCGCACTATCTCTCGCACCTCGCCGAGGAGCTGCTCCGCGAGCACTCGACGCTGCAGGAGGGCCTGGAGGCGATGAACAAGCACATCGAGCACGTGCGGGCCATCGTCCAGGTGCAGCAGACCTACGCCCGCAGCACGCTGCTCACCGAGGAGTGTGATTTGTCGCGCCTCGTCGAGGATGCCTTGAGCATCCAGCTGCCCGCGCTCAAGCGCCAGGACGTCCACATCGTCCAGTCGCTGTCCGCACTCCCCGCGGTGCGGGTGGACAAGCACAAGGTGTTGCAGATCCTGATCAACCTCATCAGCAACGCCAAGAACGCGATGACCGCGATTCCCACCAGCCAGCGCCAGCTGCACGTGCGGCTCGAAGCGGCGGACAACATGGCGCGCATCCAGGTGGTGGACAGTGGCGTGGGCATCGCGCCGGAGCTCCGCGAGCATCTCTTCACCCAGGGCTTCACCACCCGTGAGGGGGGACATGGTCTGGGCCTGCACTCGAGCGCGCTGGCGGCGCGGATGCTGGGCGGGCAGCTCTCGCTGGAGAGCGAAGGGCCGGGCAGGGGGGCTACGGCCACACTGCTGTTGCCGTTGGGGTAG
- a CDS encoding AraC family transcriptional regulator, which yields MSDDPFSDILRLANARSVLSGGFTAGGSWAIRVPAPENIKFFALVKGGCQLRIDGEGAPVRVEEGDVVFISAQRSFVLSSDPRAIPKDGTRVFATSTTRFPKLGEGEDFFLLGGHVRIDAASSGLLEELLPSLMHVRAASPQATMLNWLIDRLVHEHETNLSGVSLASELLVQLMLVQTLRAHLATASTLPAGWLRAMGDQRIAPALRLMHREPGHPWRLEELAKASAMSRTNFAVHFKSVAGVSPLAYLTAWRMRLAQRGLRDEDASIAELARSLGYTSESAFSNAFKRVTGRAPKHYRSAAKAARPSG from the coding sequence ATGAGCGATGATCCTTTCTCCGACATCCTCCGGCTCGCGAATGCCCGCTCGGTCTTGTCGGGCGGCTTCACGGCTGGAGGTTCATGGGCGATCCGTGTTCCGGCGCCCGAGAACATCAAGTTCTTCGCGCTCGTGAAGGGTGGATGCCAACTTCGCATCGATGGCGAGGGGGCTCCCGTGCGAGTCGAAGAGGGAGATGTGGTCTTCATCTCGGCGCAACGCTCCTTCGTGCTCTCGAGCGATCCACGGGCCATCCCAAAGGACGGGACGCGTGTCTTCGCCACGAGCACCACCCGGTTCCCGAAGCTGGGCGAAGGCGAAGACTTCTTCCTGCTCGGCGGACACGTGCGCATCGACGCGGCGAGCAGCGGCCTTCTGGAGGAGCTGCTGCCCTCGCTGATGCATGTTCGAGCCGCTTCGCCGCAAGCGACGATGTTGAACTGGCTCATCGACCGACTCGTTCACGAGCACGAGACGAACCTCTCGGGGGTCAGCCTCGCGTCGGAGCTGCTCGTCCAGCTCATGCTCGTGCAGACCCTGCGCGCGCATCTCGCGACAGCCAGCACCCTGCCGGCCGGGTGGCTCCGGGCCATGGGCGATCAGCGAATCGCTCCGGCGCTCCGGTTGATGCATCGCGAGCCAGGTCATCCCTGGCGGCTCGAGGAGCTCGCCAAGGCGTCCGCGATGTCCCGGACCAACTTCGCCGTGCACTTCAAGTCGGTCGCCGGGGTCTCGCCTCTGGCCTACCTGACCGCATGGCGGATGCGTCTGGCCCAGCGGGGATTGCGAGACGAGGACGCCTCGATCGCCGAGCTCGCGCGGTCGTTGGGCTACACGTCGGAGAGCGCGTTCAGCAACGCCTTCAAGCGCGTCACGGGCCGTGCACCCAAGCACTACCGAAGCGCGGCGAAGGCCGCGCGGCCCAGTGGGTAG
- a CDS encoding oxidoreductase, producing the protein MPTPQIPIESGFGAASTAAEVIHGRDLTGKIAIVTGGDSGLGLETARVLGSAGARVIVPALNPNHARAALEGLANVELEVMDLLDPASIDAFAGRFLATGRPLHLLVNNAGIMACPLARDARGYESQFSTNYLGHFQLVARLWPALRRANGARVISVSSWGHHYSPVVFEDPHFERRAYDRWAAYGQSKTANILFALELDARGESYGVRAFAVHPGSIVATGLGKHLSREELQAVGVLDAHGEPIVDPARNIKTVAQGAATSVWCATSPRLDGLGGVYCENCDIARVEDEKATAGGELEGSARQTGVMPYAVDPEAARRLWSLGERLSGTTLSER; encoded by the coding sequence ATGCCTACTCCCCAAATTCCAATCGAGTCTGGCTTCGGTGCCGCATCCACGGCGGCCGAGGTCATCCATGGCCGGGACCTGACCGGCAAGATCGCCATTGTCACGGGAGGCGATTCTGGCCTCGGTCTGGAGACCGCGCGGGTCTTGGGTTCCGCGGGCGCCAGGGTCATCGTCCCGGCCCTGAATCCCAACCATGCCCGGGCCGCGCTCGAGGGGCTCGCCAACGTCGAACTCGAAGTGATGGACCTGCTCGACCCCGCCTCGATCGACGCCTTCGCCGGGAGGTTCCTGGCGACTGGCCGGCCGCTGCACCTCCTGGTGAACAACGCGGGAATCATGGCGTGTCCCCTGGCGCGCGATGCACGGGGATATGAGTCACAGTTCTCGACGAACTACCTGGGTCATTTCCAGCTCGTGGCGAGGCTCTGGCCCGCCCTGCGCCGGGCGAACGGGGCGCGAGTGATCTCGGTCTCCTCCTGGGGCCATCACTACTCTCCGGTCGTGTTCGAGGACCCCCACTTCGAGCGGCGGGCCTATGACCGCTGGGCGGCTTATGGGCAATCGAAGACAGCCAACATCCTCTTCGCGCTCGAGTTGGACGCGCGTGGTGAGTCATATGGGGTGCGTGCCTTTGCCGTCCACCCGGGTAGCATCGTGGCCACGGGGCTCGGCAAACACCTCTCGCGGGAGGAACTCCAGGCGGTGGGCGTCCTCGACGCGCACGGCGAGCCCATTGTCGACCCAGCGAGGAACATCAAGACGGTCGCGCAGGGAGCCGCGACCAGCGTCTGGTGCGCGACGAGCCCGCGGCTCGACGGTCTGGGAGGTGTCTACTGCGAGAACTGCGACATCGCCCGGGTGGAAGATGAAAAGGCCACGGCCGGTGGGGAACTCGAGGGATCGGCGCGGCAGACCGGCGTGATGCCCTATGCCGTCGACCCCGAAGCGGCCCGGCGCCTCTGGAGCCTGGGCGAACGCCTTTCAGGCACGACCCTCTCGGAGCGGTGA
- a CDS encoding PPC domain-containing protein: MRIESHGVLFVGLMWSLAVGCGRTEGTGDPPPLESQVASAVTLPGTELKDGIPITLSGATGSLTYFYVNLPAGLSEVSFALMGGTGNANLAVKRGEIPTNILYDCSSRGSGNEERCNVQAPAADTWSVRVEGQSAYDNAKLVVYFNQPLPLAPNVNLFHYSNKPTMFFVDVPAGKGRFKIDSSGTSTVRARLGARPTDTLYDCDVTCDIFKPKAGRYYVLLTTNKSPTQILPWVTGTTKTPVALTNGQMVTGISAAKDDLVYYTLNVPSGQSRLVVETSSVIRSLYVQRGDPFPGNSALDCLASYSSGPASCTFDNPQAGTWYLILRADTALYNLNLTARVVASTSNGTVIPLQNYQQVTGLSGSPVEDRYYSITVPEGLPYLNVQTTQGTGVAEMFVQHGTPPTRGQGTACGTGCRFQAPAPGTWYILVRGFTSFSGLSFSAGYPPVYALSQDQPVQYGGERLHYSFDVPDGQSEANFTLTNEHGNWAMVKYGTWPTNLSDGCRTPCSLANPLPGRYYVTVYFTPGIVYGMLAAWYGGGPVSPLADGIPVAFTASALREFRYWRIDVPEGQAQLRVDHVFQGGTPSQLYVRYGAVPATSLFTCKGTSWTYNDVPAGRSCVIDNPQAGAWYVLVESKAALEGIVRATTSSNLPLLTPGFEEQPFAGSPTSERVWKVEVPSGLSDFRVMLSSGAGNADLYVKYGEAPGTTSDCASTHPNNEESCEFANPRPGTWYVAVRGTGSFTGARLVTTFATTPGEGVRALASGENVVAFKGPLGSVQYFKVEVPQGKNRLVVGMSGGRGNADLAVRQGARPTLSEADCRSEDSTNLEVCVFENPAPGTWLIRVEGRTDFKDVVLTARYSITNEIIPLTLGTPVPNIYIGPNEAQLFSVTIPSASDMMRVDIQSGVNPPTDVRFADMSYNNVFTCTTSGRFTLCPESFSYSSTGQRRVSIKSKTPATASWGNMVTINDGIDGWNDDTTYASLMNGVAVTELTGNGRFKIEVPSGATKLTITTRGPTETSSDPGQLILYVQGLKPASSTKYNCASTNTGVSQGCSWTTPTVGTWYLATDWTSGSYDVKAIFE, encoded by the coding sequence ATGCGCATCGAAAGTCACGGTGTCCTGTTCGTTGGTCTCATGTGGAGTTTGGCCGTGGGCTGCGGCCGCACGGAAGGAACCGGAGATCCACCCCCCCTCGAATCCCAGGTGGCGAGCGCCGTCACGCTGCCTGGAACGGAACTCAAGGACGGCATTCCCATCACGCTCAGCGGAGCCACCGGCTCGCTGACCTACTTCTACGTCAACCTTCCCGCCGGTCTTTCGGAAGTCTCCTTCGCGCTGATGGGTGGCACCGGCAACGCGAACCTGGCCGTCAAGCGCGGTGAGATTCCCACCAACATCCTCTACGACTGCAGCTCACGCGGGAGCGGCAACGAGGAGCGGTGCAACGTGCAGGCTCCAGCCGCCGACACCTGGAGCGTGAGGGTGGAAGGCCAGTCGGCGTACGACAATGCGAAGCTGGTCGTCTATTTCAATCAGCCCTTGCCGCTCGCCCCCAACGTCAACCTGTTCCACTACTCCAACAAACCGACGATGTTCTTCGTCGACGTCCCCGCGGGAAAGGGCCGGTTCAAGATCGACTCCTCGGGCACCAGCACGGTGAGGGCGCGGCTGGGCGCTCGTCCCACGGATACGCTCTACGACTGCGACGTCACGTGTGACATCTTCAAGCCCAAGGCGGGCCGGTACTACGTCCTGCTGACGACCAACAAGTCTCCGACGCAGATCCTCCCCTGGGTGACCGGAACGACGAAGACGCCCGTGGCGCTCACGAATGGGCAAATGGTGACGGGCATCAGCGCGGCGAAGGATGACCTGGTCTATTACACGCTCAATGTCCCCTCGGGGCAGTCCCGGCTCGTGGTGGAGACCTCGTCCGTCATCCGCTCGCTCTACGTCCAGCGGGGAGACCCGTTCCCCGGGAACAGCGCTTTGGACTGTCTCGCCAGTTACTCGAGCGGCCCCGCTTCGTGCACCTTCGACAATCCACAAGCGGGGACGTGGTACCTGATACTCCGGGCAGACACCGCGCTCTACAACTTGAATCTGACTGCCCGTGTGGTGGCCTCCACGAGCAACGGAACGGTGATACCGCTGCAGAACTACCAGCAGGTGACCGGCCTCTCCGGCAGCCCGGTCGAGGACCGCTACTACTCCATCACCGTTCCCGAGGGCCTGCCGTACCTGAACGTCCAGACGACGCAGGGGACGGGCGTCGCCGAGATGTTCGTCCAGCATGGCACTCCACCGACGCGGGGACAGGGTACGGCCTGCGGCACCGGTTGCAGGTTCCAGGCTCCGGCGCCAGGCACCTGGTACATCCTGGTGCGCGGCTTCACCTCGTTCTCGGGCCTGAGCTTCTCCGCGGGATATCCCCCGGTGTATGCGCTGTCGCAGGACCAGCCGGTGCAGTACGGCGGCGAACGCCTCCACTACTCCTTCGACGTTCCGGACGGGCAGTCGGAGGCCAACTTCACGCTCACGAACGAGCACGGCAACTGGGCCATGGTGAAGTACGGCACCTGGCCGACGAACCTCAGCGACGGTTGCAGGACTCCCTGCTCGCTGGCCAATCCCCTGCCCGGGCGCTACTACGTCACGGTGTATTTCACGCCGGGAATCGTCTACGGCATGCTGGCCGCGTGGTACGGGGGCGGCCCGGTCTCCCCGCTGGCGGACGGCATTCCCGTGGCCTTCACCGCCAGCGCGCTGCGGGAGTTCCGGTACTGGCGAATCGACGTTCCGGAGGGACAGGCACAACTGCGCGTGGACCATGTCTTCCAGGGCGGAACCCCGTCGCAACTGTATGTCCGGTACGGGGCCGTTCCCGCGACATCCCTGTTCACGTGCAAGGGGACGTCCTGGACGTACAACGACGTCCCGGCCGGCCGGTCCTGCGTCATCGACAATCCACAGGCGGGTGCGTGGTACGTCCTGGTGGAGAGCAAGGCCGCGCTGGAGGGCATCGTCCGGGCGACGACCTCCTCCAACCTCCCGCTCTTGACGCCGGGCTTCGAGGAGCAGCCGTTCGCGGGTTCGCCGACCAGTGAGCGCGTGTGGAAGGTCGAAGTCCCATCCGGGCTCAGCGACTTCCGGGTGATGCTCAGCAGCGGCGCGGGCAACGCGGACCTGTACGTGAAGTACGGCGAGGCGCCGGGCACGACGTCCGACTGCGCGTCCACCCATCCCAACAACGAGGAGAGCTGCGAGTTCGCCAACCCGCGGCCGGGCACCTGGTACGTGGCCGTCCGGGGCACCGGGTCCTTCACGGGTGCCCGCCTGGTAACGACCTTCGCGACGACGCCCGGAGAGGGCGTGAGGGCACTGGCCAGCGGGGAGAACGTGGTGGCGTTCAAGGGCCCCCTGGGCTCCGTGCAGTATTTCAAGGTGGAGGTGCCTCAGGGCAAGAACCGGTTGGTGGTGGGCATGTCCGGTGGCCGGGGCAATGCGGACCTCGCTGTCCGCCAGGGCGCCCGCCCGACGCTCTCGGAAGCGGATTGCCGGAGCGAAGACTCCACCAACCTGGAGGTCTGTGTCTTCGAGAACCCGGCACCGGGGACATGGCTCATCCGCGTCGAGGGGAGGACGGACTTCAAGGACGTGGTGCTGACCGCCCGGTACAGCATCACCAACGAGATCATCCCGCTGACGCTGGGCACACCGGTTCCCAACATCTACATCGGTCCCAATGAAGCCCAGCTCTTCTCCGTCACCATCCCTTCGGCCTCGGACATGATGCGGGTCGACATCCAGTCGGGCGTGAATCCGCCGACCGACGTGCGCTTCGCGGACATGTCCTACAACAACGTCTTCACGTGCACGACGTCTGGTCGCTTCACCCTGTGCCCGGAGTCCTTCTCGTACAGCTCCACGGGGCAGCGGCGCGTGTCCATCAAATCCAAGACGCCCGCGACCGCGTCCTGGGGAAACATGGTCACCATCAACGATGGCATCGATGGCTGGAACGACGACACGACCTACGCGTCATTGATGAATGGAGTGGCCGTGACGGAACTCACCGGTAACGGCCGGTTCAAGATCGAGGTGCCCTCGGGGGCGACGAAGCTGACCATCACCACCCGGGGCCCCACGGAGACGTCGAGCGACCCGGGACAGCTCATCCTGTACGTCCAGGGCCTCAAGCCCGCATCGAGCACGAAGTACAACTGTGCTTCGACGAATACGGGCGTCTCGCAGGGGTGCAGCTGGACCACCCCGACAGTGGGAACGTGGTACCTCGCGACCGACTGGACCAGTGGCTCCTATGACGTGAAGGCCATCTTCGAGTAG